The following are encoded together in the Lathyrus oleraceus cultivar Zhongwan6 chromosome 3, CAAS_Psat_ZW6_1.0, whole genome shotgun sequence genome:
- the LOC127129733 gene encoding extensin-like produces the protein MFNEPISPPSSTPSSPPYYTISSDSEPSDPQSPTLAQLQARALSAHNQPEPEINIPSPFKQPPTPSSEPYIETPTKNPITHHSEPPTETIPTPPEPTSPTSEPEPTLPTLEEAVTLFVESSVEKIKSLSTNSKISDDPSAVRIH, from the coding sequence ATGTTCAATGAACCCATTTCACCACCTTCATCAACACCTTCATCCCCACCTTACTATACCATCTCCTCTGACTCTGAGCCATCTGACCCCCAATCTCCCACTCTAGCTCAACTTCAGGCTCGTGCCCTCTCCGCCCACAACCAACCTGAACCAGAAATAAATATCCCATCACCATTTAAACAACCACCAACACCTTCATCTGAACCATACATCGAAACTCCCACTAAAAACCCCATTACCCATCACTCTGAACCTCCCACTGAAACCATCCCCACACCACCAGAACCAACATCTCCCACATCTGAACCAGAACCCACCCTTCCCACCCTGGAAGAAGCAGTAACCTTATTTGTTGAGTCTTCAGTGGAGAAGATCAAATCACTATCTACAAACTCTaaaatcagtgatgatccctctgctGTGAGGATTCACTAG